From Fundulus heteroclitus isolate FHET01 chromosome 5, MU-UCD_Fhet_4.1, whole genome shotgun sequence, a single genomic window includes:
- the zgc:195282 gene encoding cysteine-rich protein 1 isoform X2 produces MVGYCPICGKPVYFGEKRRSLGRDYHPLCLKCQQCKRQLTAGQHAEYDEKPFCTYCYMKLFGPRGKKGAMPLQNSASSSSPRAEADK; encoded by the exons ATGGTAGGCTACTGTCCAATCTGTGGAAAGCCTGTCTACTTTG GGGAGAAGAGGAGGTCCTTGGGGAGGGACTACCATCCTCTGTGTCTGAAGTGCCAGCAGTGCAAAAGACAGCTCACGGCAGGCCAGCATGCTGAG TACGACGAGAAGCCATTCTGCACGTATTGCTACATGAAGCTGTTTGGCCCGAGAG GTAAAAAGGGAGCGATGCCTCTACAGAACAGCGCATCGTCTTCATCACCAAGAGCTGAAGCGGACAAATAG